Proteins co-encoded in one Arthrobacter globiformis genomic window:
- a CDS encoding LytR C-terminal domain-containing protein, producing the protein MARKPKDLTVLHGHRVITGPELRATFVEDDEHGENPGRLRRRILHGVVLVLLLGLIVAGVMGAMGVMSGQIKFPSAIQAQENSSVCPATTFDYTPPAKVKVNVLNATSRNGLAKAAANEFKVRKFVVGNVANTQTGYRGVAAVVSGAAGQSAAFTVQRNLPGSDYFQDGRKDASVDVILASDYRGLIKPQLVDQTPGQLSCPRESRRVADDSQWPVMPTQGAKP; encoded by the coding sequence ATGGCTAGAAAACCCAAAGACCTGACCGTTCTCCACGGTCACCGCGTCATAACCGGCCCGGAGCTCAGGGCCACGTTCGTCGAAGACGACGAACACGGGGAGAACCCCGGCCGGCTGCGCCGCCGGATCCTGCACGGTGTGGTGCTCGTGCTGCTGCTGGGCCTCATTGTCGCAGGAGTCATGGGGGCGATGGGGGTGATGAGCGGGCAGATCAAGTTTCCGTCCGCCATCCAGGCCCAGGAGAACTCCTCCGTCTGCCCCGCCACAACCTTCGACTACACGCCGCCCGCCAAGGTGAAGGTGAACGTCCTCAACGCCACGAGCCGCAACGGCCTGGCCAAGGCGGCAGCTAATGAGTTCAAGGTCCGGAAGTTTGTTGTTGGCAACGTGGCCAACACGCAGACCGGATACCGCGGCGTGGCGGCGGTCGTCTCCGGTGCTGCCGGACAGTCGGCGGCCTTCACCGTCCAGCGGAATCTGCCGGGCTCCGATTACTTCCAGGACGGGCGCAAGGACGCCAGCGTGGACGTGATCCTGGCCAGCGACTACCGCGGCCTAATCAAGCCGCAGCTTGTTGACCAGACGCCGGGCCAGCTCAGCTGCCCGCGTGAGAGCCGGCGCGTCGCCGACGACTCGCAGTGGCCTGTCATGCCCACCCAGGGCGCCAAGCCCTGA
- a CDS encoding TetR/AcrR family transcriptional regulator — protein MPRISAPSNAAQRAETQRRILNAFGELLFSHGLPGLTMTDVARHAGIGRTAVYNYYADIEELLIAYALVETERFMTGLRESLSRLDNPVDQLALYVRAQVEDLSRRHLPPGPAMGSVLSPASFAKLADHVGGLNDMLQDILRDGMDQGYFPVADPLQQAQLIHGTLSSSAARGGDATEDLEERISRTVRFIQLGAGARFDDGGRPLLLQPPAAAAG, from the coding sequence ATGCCACGGATCTCGGCCCCCAGCAACGCTGCCCAACGCGCCGAGACCCAGCGCCGCATCCTGAACGCCTTCGGTGAGCTCCTCTTCTCCCACGGCCTGCCCGGGCTCACCATGACGGACGTCGCCCGGCACGCAGGGATTGGCCGTACGGCTGTCTACAACTACTACGCCGACATCGAAGAGCTCCTGATCGCCTACGCGCTCGTGGAGACGGAACGGTTCATGACGGGACTGCGCGAGTCGCTGTCCCGGCTGGACAATCCGGTGGACCAGCTGGCCCTGTACGTGCGTGCCCAGGTGGAGGATCTCAGCCGCCGCCATCTGCCCCCGGGTCCGGCCATGGGCTCAGTCCTCTCGCCGGCATCGTTCGCCAAGCTGGCGGACCACGTGGGCGGGCTCAACGACATGCTGCAGGACATTCTTCGCGACGGCATGGACCAGGGCTACTTCCCGGTGGCCGATCCCCTGCAGCAGGCGCAGCTGATCCACGGCACCCTCTCCTCGAGCGCCGCCCGCGGCGGCGACGCCACCGAAGACCTGGAGGAAAGAATTTCCCGGACAGTCCGCTTCATCCAGTTGGGCGCCGGGGCAAGGTTCGACGACGGCGGCCGCCCCTTGCTCCTGCAGCCGCCGGCCGCTGCGGCCGGCTAA